A genomic region of Tigriopus californicus strain San Diego chromosome 1, Tcal_SD_v2.1, whole genome shotgun sequence contains the following coding sequences:
- the LOC131881693 gene encoding homeobox even-skipped homolog protein 2-like, whose amino-acid sequence MQSDPQTSSAVSLAAVSLAERSRSLMQSHQNQPLLAFHHHHQRTREDLFGGVHHDFRQGLARNGLECGNPAAQAAAVAALRIKADLHQHLSQQHSPQHGLHGGGDLDGSPIKGGMSSAFASLSSSSSDRDDIASQSESGGHGSMSDRSPPRQQHSPTNSMTHNNNNSNSNNNNNNNNNLDNIRRYRTAFTREQIGRLEKEFIKENYISRPKRCELAAELNLPENTIKVWFQNRRMKDKRQKMTLTWPCGDPVLAAYVLQAAAASGQLPYPGLFGGGSPFGLLPRPPFPHPSHANMACRPPSLIPPPPAMNISPLGQNGSLSSPPLPVSSLCGDDIPTSATSDEALIVDDANEGLFSTPLGEKRRETSRQREYLLSSSPPLLPAQPRGPGAPGASGAPPLSAQDHTDLNKRPGSLFQPYLDVTKK is encoded by the exons ATGCAATCAGATCCACAGACGAGTTCAGCCGTGAGCTTGGCTGCCGTGTCCTTGGCCGAGCGAAGCCGAAGTCTCATGCAGTCTCATCAGAATCAGCCTTTGCTGGCGttccatcatcaccaccaaaGGACTCGAGAGGATCTCTTTGGAGGTGTACATCACGATTTCCGGCAAGGATTGGCCAGAAATGGCCTCGAGTGTGGCAATCCAGCGGCCCAAGCAGCGGCCGTGGCCGCCTTAAGGATCAAGGCCGACCTTCATCAACATCTCAGCCAACAGCATTCCCCGCAACACGGTCTTCATGGCGGTGGTGATTTGGATGGATCTCCGATCAAAGGTGGCATGTCATCTGCTTTTGCCAGtctttcatcttcttcatcagACCGAG aTGATATTGCTTCACAATCGGAGTCGGGTGGTCACGGATCCATGTCTGATCGCAGCCCGCCAAGACAACAGCACTCGCCCACAAACTCGATGACCCACAATAACAACAATTCTAATTcgaacaacaataataataacaacaacaacttagACAACATTCGGCGATATCGTACGGCATTTACCCGCGAGCAAATTGGGCGACTGGAGAAAGAGTTCATCAAGGAAAACTACATTTCCCGTCCCAAACGGTGCGAACTTGCCGCCGAATTAAATTTACCCGAGAACACCATCAAG GTCTGGTTCCAAAATCGCCGCATGAAGGACAAACGTCAGAAGATGACACTAACCTGGCCCTGCGGGGATCCCGTACTAGCCGCCTATGTCCTTCAGGCCGCTGCAGCCTCAGGTCAGCTCCCTTACCCGGGCCTCTTTGGCGGTGGGTCTCCCTTCGGACTCTTACCCCGACCCCCATTTCCTCACCCATCTCACGCCAACATGGCTTGTCGACCTCCTTCGCTCATTCCACCCCCTCCAGCCATGAACATCTCGCCGTTAGGCCAAAACGGATCGCTGTCTTCACCACCCTTGCCAGTATCCAGTCTCTGTGGGGATGACATTCCGACCTCGGCGACCTCGGACGAGGCCCtgattgtggatgatgccaaCGAAGGGCTCTTCTCTACGCCTCTCGGCGAGAAAAGGCGCGAAACCTCGAGACAGCGCGAGTATCTGCTCTCGTCATCCCCACCGCTTCTGCCTGCACAGCCGAGAGGGCCGGGAGCGCCGGGAGCGTCGGGAGCGCCGCCACTTTCGGCACAAGACCACACGGATCTGAACAAGCGGCCTGGTTCCCTATTCCAACCGTATTTGGATGTGACtaagaaatga